From the genome of Triticum aestivum cultivar Chinese Spring chromosome 3B, IWGSC CS RefSeq v2.1, whole genome shotgun sequence, one region includes:
- the LOC123071506 gene encoding probable LRR receptor-like serine/threonine-protein kinase At4g36180, whose translation MKHLHSVCFLLLSYTCLLLYVAAPASANIRGEAEALVKWKASLVDADGSLSTWSMANSTSLCNWWHVTCDLAGHIRQLMLIETSLNGTLDDFDFPAFPHMEKLILYDVGLYGTIPAGIGNLTSLVVLDLSRNPYLRGAIPRSIGQLMHLGLLRLRYLKLDSTLPEEIGNLTSLDELDLYSVTLTGSIPPTIGLLVKLRKLILRNNKLTGRIPLEIGNMTELQSIELDDNHLEGQLPGTIIHLRKLRYLYLSENQLGGHIFPELGNSSLLDEVEIANNNFFGVFPSSICAGGALKFLIAGYNGFTGIHRQTFKNCTSLHSVDFTANNIVAELRDCFHEHLGQLQAMDFSENQFYGTVLTDWGEVFLCNYTLLDFLDLSNNSLHGGLSQCFWDMASLMFMDLSSNSFSGVVPFSRTCSVDLNYLHLANNHFIGAFPFGLKKCKNLITLDLGGNNFSGTIPSWISKNLPGLKFLRLSSNTFEGVIPLQVLHFHKLQLLDLSKNKLTGPVPDDFSNFTGMAHEQEQIDYVYTGYGVHAQQIQIVWKNVDHVYVMVIAGMAGIDLSGNFLSQEIPHGLTTLLGIRYLNLSGNHLSGRIPKDIGNLVLLESLDLSRNQLSGEIPPSFADLKTISVLNLSSNSLSGRIPTGNQLQTLVDPSIYSNNPGLCGFPLEDCVNSSTPTQTEESQAEDREALWLYCFVAAGFIFGFWLYWGMFMFRSETWRFSFYQYVDNMQAMVTKKIYSCMSHFRVNGAE comes from the coding sequence ATGAAGCATCTCCATTCTGTATGCTTTCTCTTACTCTCTTACACTTGTCTCCTATTATACGTCGCCGCGCCGGCGAGTGCCAACATCCGGGGTGAAGCTGAAGCACTTGTGAAGTGGAAGGCTAGCTTGGTCGATGCCGATGGGTCCCTTAGTACATGGTCGATGGCCAACTCCACAAGCCTTTGCAACTGGTGGCACGTCACTTGTGACTTGGCTGGGCACATCAGGCAGCTCATGCTTATCGAGACAAGTCTGAATGGCACACTTGATGACTTCGACTTCCCCGCCTTTCCCCACATGGAGAAACTCATCCTGTACGACGTTGGTCTATATGGCACAATTCCAGCGGGGATTGGCAACCTCACGAGTTTGGTTGTGTTGGACCTCAGCAGAAACCCATATTTGAGAGGCGCCATTCCTCGCAGCATTGGCCAGCTGATGCACCTTGGTTTACTGCGATTGAGATATTTGAAGCTTGATAGCACGCTACCTGAAGAGATTGGTAACCTGACGAGCTTGGACGAGCTCGATCTGTACTCAGTTACTTTGACAGGGTCAATCCCACCAACAATTGGGTTGCTCGTGAAGCTCCGGAAGCTTATCCTGCGAAACAATAAGCTGACAGGGAGAATCCCGCTGGAGATTGGAAACATGACAGAACTGCAGTCCATAGAGCTGGATGATAACCATTTGGAAGGGCAGCTGCCAGGTACCATCATTCATCTGAGAAAACTCAGGTATTTGTATCTGTCAGAAAACCAACTTGGAGGCCACATCTTCCCGGAGCTTGGGAATAGCAGTCTCCTGGATGAGGtcgagattgcaaataataacttCTTTGGGGTGTTCCCGTCATCCATTTGCGCAGGAGGTGCACTGAAATTTCTCATTGCTGGATATAATGGATTTACCGGCATTCACCGTCAGACCTTTAAAAACTGCACATCCTTGCACAGTGTTGACTTCACGGCAAACAACATTGTTGCAGAGTTAAGGGACTGTTTTCATGAGCATCTTGGACAGCTTCAGGCAATGGATTTCAGTGAAAACCAGTTCTATGGCACGGTTCTGACAGATTGGGGCGAGGTATTCCTTTGTAATTATACCCTTTTAGACTTCCTAGACCTATCAAATAATTCCTTGCATGGAGGTCTCTCCCAGTGTTTCTGGGACATGGCAAGCTTGATGTTCATGGATCTATCGAGCAACTCCTTCAGTGGCGTGGTTCCATTCTCGAGGACATGTAGTGTTGATCTGAACTATCTACACCTAGCCAATAACCATTTCATAGGAGCCTTCCCGTTTGGTCTTAAGAAATGTAAAAACCTGATCACTCTAGATCTTGGAGGCAATAATTTCTCAGGTACGATACCATCTTGGATAAGCAAGAACTTACCTGGACTCAAGTTTCTTCGTCTGTCATCCAACACATTCGAAGGTGTCATACCTCTTCAGGTATTACACTTTCACAAACTCCAATTGTTGGACTTGTCAAAAAACAAGCTCACAGGACCCGTTCCAGATGATTTTTCAAATTTTACTGGCATGGCACATGAACAGGAACAAATTGACTATGTATATACTGGCTACGGCGTGCATGCACAGCAAATCCAAATAGTTTGGAAGAATGTAGATCATGTTTACGTTATGGTGATAGCAGGCATGGCCGGTATCGACTTATCTGGGAACTTTCTTTCACAAGAGATCCCACATGGGCTCACAACGCTTCTTGGAATCAGGTACCTGAACTTATCAGGAAATCATTTGTCAGGTCGTATTCCCAAAGACATTGGCAATCTGGTACTGCTGGAATCCTTGGACCTTTCTCGGAACCAACTATCAGGGGAAATTCCTCCAAGCTTTGCAGATTTGAAGACCATAAGCGTCCTGAACCTCTCGAGCAACAGTTTATCAGGGAGGATACCTACGGGCAATCAGTTGCAGACACTCGTAGATCCTTCAATATACAGCAATAATCCTGGGCTGTGCGGGTTTCCGTTGGAAGACTGTGTAAACTCGTCGACACCTACGCAAACCGAAGAGAGTCAGGCTGAAGATAGAGAGGCATTGTGGTTGTATTGCTTCGTGGCTGCTGGGTTCATCTTTGGGTTCTGGCTGTACTGGGGCATGTTCATGTTCCGCAGCGAGACATGGAGATTTTCGTTCTATCAATATGTGGACAACATGCAAGCCATGGTAACCAAGAAGATATATAGCTGCATGTCGCACTTTCGGGTCAATGGCGCTGAATGA
- the LOC123071507 gene encoding pentatricopeptide repeat-containing protein At2g36240-like: MAASRRLARKLPSIISKHQRLISPEIETLEETPEISTSPASIPLDPSLPLLPLAVSHLSPPSPLPALPSAHASSPEALLRLLRRARHHPRLAPLDLHLLLAAADSSSAFRPDHRLTSLLAARLPSLRRLLQLVLSRPCPCADDSIFACPDLLPTFRKAILAFATSGDIPAASEALASLRRAADSPLPAEFYNIILHALARVHRHDDAIRFYSEMTSVHSVAPDAYTFNILINSSCRVEGVDAAMRWFEEMRRRSCAPTGVSFNTLMRGFFREGRHKEGLKVAHEMLQLGVGLSVASMEILIGGLCRGGEASKAAELFAEFLVDAVAQEGFDCLDLVESLCHVGRVDKAVEVVELVLERNRASCLSVPAGVTFLDCLVKAGRLDDVCRLMGRMVREGIVPDTISCNCILEALCEAGRTSDANKLRILAKEKGFQADGVTYSMLVQGFGRQGRVSEGEAVLDEMLDLGFIPNIVAYNRLLDSLHVRRSLQ; the protein is encoded by the coding sequence ATGGCCGCTTCCCGCCGCCTGGCGCGGAAGCTCCCCTCCATCATCTCCAAGCACCAGCGCCTCATCTCGCCGGAGATCGAAACCCTAGAGGAGACCCCCGAAATCTCCACCTCGCCCGCCTCCATCCCCCTCGACCCCTCCCTGCCGCTACTCCCGCTCGCCGTCTCCCACCTCTCGCCGCCGAGCCCCCTCCCGGCTCTCCCCTCGGCGCACGCCTCCTCCCCGGAGGCGCTCCTCCGCCTCCTGCGCCGCGCGCGGCACCACCCGCGCCTGGCGCCGCTcgacctccacctcctcctcgcggccgccgACTCCTCCTCGGCCTTCCGCCCCGACCACCGGCTCACGAGCCTCCTCGCCGCGCGCCTCCCCTCGCTGCGGCGCCTCCTCCAGCTCGTCCTCTCGCGCCCCTGCCCCTGCGCCGACGACTCCATCTTCGCATGCCCCGACCTCCTCCCGACCTTCCGCAAGGCCATCCTCGCCTTCGCCACCTCCGGCGACATCCCCGCGGCTTCCGAAGCCCTCGCGTCCCTCCGGCGCGCCGCGGACTCGCCCCTCCCCGCCGAGTTCTACAACATCATCCTCCACGCCCTCGCCCGTGTCCACCGCCATGACGACGCCATCCGCTTCTACAGCGAGATGACCAGCGTCCACAGCGTCGCACCGGATGCCTACACCTTCAACATACTCATCAACAGTTCCTGCCGCGTCGAAGGCGTCGATGCCGCCATGCGGTGGTTTGAGGAGATGCGGCGCCGGAGCTGTGCGCCGACTGGTGTGAGCTTCAATACTCTTATGCGCGGGTTCTTCAGAGAAGGAAGGCACAAGGAAGGTCTTAAGGTTGCTCATGAGATGCTGCAGCTTGGGGTCGGGCTGTCCGTTGCTTCCATGGAGATTTTGATCGGTGGGCTGTGCCGTGGAGGCGAGGCTTCGAAGGCAGCAGAGTTATTTGCCGAGTTTTTGGTGGATGCGGTGGCGCAGGAAGGGTTTGATTGCTTGGATCTGGTTGAATCGCTGTGCCATGTTGGAAGGGTGGACAAAGCAGTGGAAGTGGTGGAGTTGGTATTGGAGAGGAACAGGGCATCCTGCTTGAGTGTCCCTGCTGGCGTAACGTTTCTGGATTGCTTGGTGAAGGCGGGGAGGCTGGATGATGTGTGCCGGTTGATGGGAAGGATGGTTCGGGAGGGGATTGTACCAGATACCATATCTTGTAACTGTATCTTGGAGGCACTTTGTGAAGCTGGACGGACTTCTGATGCAAACAAGCTGAGGATTCTGGCTAAGGAGAAGGGTTTTCAGGCTGATGGTGTGACCTATAGCATGCTGGTGCAGGGGTTTGGTAGGCAGGGAAGGGTGTCGGAAGGCGAGGCTGTGTTGGATGAAATGCTTGATTTAGGGTTTATACCTAACATTGTGGCTTACAATAGGCTTCTTGATAGCTTACACGTGCGGAGATCTTTGCAATAA